The Methanocaldococcus sp. DNA segment ATGCTTAAAATGTCCACGCTTTCACCTATTTGCAGGATATTTTTCTTTAACTTTATCTTTTATCTTTAACATTAGTTTATGATCATTTAATAATTCTAAACCTTTATCTATCTCTTTATCTTTTGTTAGATTGAGGATTTCTTTTAATATTTCAACAGTTACATCTATTCTATGAATCCAAAAACATTTACTACAACTCCAAATTTTAGATCCATCTTTTCTTTCAATGTATTCTCCAAGTTCATAATCTTCACAAGGATAAAATGGACAGAAACACCATAAACAAACTTGCTCATCAAAATGGCATGGATAGTATTTACAATTTCTATTGGCTCCACAGGTTTCTAAAACCTTTCTTAAATGATTTTTAGCTAATTCTATCATTACTTACACCTCAATAGATAAAGATCTTATAATTTAAAGTTAAAAAATTTTTATATTTTTACTAAGATATGTGACTTTAATATTTATTTACCAGTTATTTAATTTTTATTATAAAAATTTAGGAGGAGATTATAATGGAAAGATTAATTAAACTTGCTGAACAGATAAAAGATGAAAATTTGAGAAAAAAAGTTATAGAGTTTTTAAAAAATCCTAAGGCAACGCATCCAGAGATTGTAGATACAGGAATTAGTGTTGAAGAATCACCAGCGAGTATAAATTGGCACCATAGATATGAAGGTGGATTAATTGAGCATACAGTTTCAGTAACAAAGATGGCTTTAAAAATAGCAGATGTTTTAGAGGAAGTTTATGGAGTTAATGTCAATAGAGATTATATAATCGCTGGGGCTTTATTACATGATATAATGAAGCCATACAACTATATTAAAAATGAAGATGGGACTTATGACCACTACGATATGTTTAATTTAGACCATTTAACATTAGCAGTTGCTGAACTTTATAAAAGAGATTTTCCATTGGAAGTTATAAAGATAGTTGCTTCACATCACGGAGAGCATTCTCCAACGAGACCAAGTTCCATAGAGGCATATATAGTCCATTATGCTGATGAAGTTGATTCAAAAATCAACGATGTTGCTGTAAGAGTATGCCAAGCAAGAAGTAGAGATTTAGGAATTTCTGAGAATGAAATATATAGAGCAATTAATCCATTGAAAGTTTATGAAGTTAGAAGTAAAGAAGGAAAATTAAAATGTATTGAATATTTAAAGAATATTCTAAAATCATTAGAAATTATTATTGAAAGTGAGAACGATAAGGAAGAAAATATAAAGAAAATAGATTAAGATTTTTAAATTTAATATTTTTAAAATTAAGCAAATATTTATATATTTGGTGAAAGTATGGGTTATAGTAAAAATGAAATAGAAGTTAGAAAATTGGAACATATACTGTTATGTAAATATTGTAATGTTGAATATGATAAAACAACTTTGTTAGAAGATGTTGAATTAATACATAAAGGGACTTGCGGAATTAATTTCAATGACATTGAAACAGAAATAAAATTATTTGGTAAAAAACTTTCAGCCCCTATTATTGTTTCTGGAATGACTGGGGGGCATACAATAGCAAAAGAAATAAATAAAAATATTGCCAAGGCTGTTGATGAGTTAGGTTTAGGAATGGGTGTTGGCTCTCAAAGGGCGGCTATTGTTAATGAAGATCTAATAGATACTTACAACATAGTTAGATGTTATACTGACAATTTAGTTATAGGTAACTTAGGATCTGTTAATTTTATAGTTGATAACTGGGATGAAGAAGTTATTTATAAAGCCGTAGAGATGATAGACGCTGATGCAATGGCTATACATTTTAATCCATTACAAGAAATTATACAACCAGAAGGTGATTTAAACTTTAAAAATATAGATAAACTTAAAGAGATTATTTCAAATTATAAAAATAAATATAAAAATATTCCATTCATTGCTAAACAAGTTGGAGAAGGTTTTTCAAAGGAAGATGCTATAATTTTAAAAAATATTGGTTTTGATGCTATTGACATCCAAGGGAGTGGAGGAACTTCGTGGGCAAAAGTTGAACTTTTAAGAATAAAAGATGATGAAACAAAAGATTTATTAAAAAAATTTGTAAATTGGGGAATTCCCACTGCTGCATCTATATT contains these protein-coding regions:
- a CDS encoding HDIG domain-containing metalloprotein, which codes for MERLIKLAEQIKDENLRKKVIEFLKNPKATHPEIVDTGISVEESPASINWHHRYEGGLIEHTVSVTKMALKIADVLEEVYGVNVNRDYIIAGALLHDIMKPYNYIKNEDGTYDHYDMFNLDHLTLAVAELYKRDFPLEVIKIVASHHGEHSPTRPSSIEAYIVHYADEVDSKINDVAVRVCQARSRDLGISENEIYRAINPLKVYEVRSKEGKLKCIEYLKNILKSLEIIIESENDKEENIKKID
- a CDS encoding cysteine-rich small domain-containing protein, with the protein product MIELAKNHLRKVLETCGANRNCKYYPCHFDEQVCLWCFCPFYPCEDYELGEYIERKDGSKIWSCSKCFWIHRIDVTVEILKEILNLTKDKEIDKGLELLNDHKLMLKIKDKVKEKYPANR
- the fni gene encoding type 2 isopentenyl-diphosphate Delta-isomerase; this encodes MGYSKNEIEVRKLEHILLCKYCNVEYDKTTLLEDVELIHKGTCGINFNDIETEIKLFGKKLSAPIIVSGMTGGHTIAKEINKNIAKAVDELGLGMGVGSQRAAIVNEDLIDTYNIVRCYTDNLVIGNLGSVNFIVDNWDEEVIYKAVEMIDADAMAIHFNPLQEIIQPEGDLNFKNIDKLKEIISNYKNKYKNIPFIAKQVGEGFSKEDAIILKNIGFDAIDIQGSGGTSWAKVELLRIKDDETKDLLKKFVNWGIPTAASIFEVKSVYNNIIIGSGGIRSGLDIAKCIAIGCDCCGVALPILKASLKGWEEVVKVLKKYIKELKIAMFLVGAENIEELKKTPYIVKGYLKEWISQRL